Genomic window (Psilocybe cubensis strain MGC-MH-2018 chromosome 1, whole genome shotgun sequence):
AGTTCCAAAAGCTCGATCATTTCCTCTACATAGGCGTCTTTCTCCTCTTGAGGAACACTTTCCGGTTGCCTGAGGTATGCCGAAAAACGCATGGCCTCTCGAACAGTGGCAGTACCTTGGAGTACCTCGTCAGTTGATGAGTTACATCGatataaaaaaataaaaaaacctTCATGAACATCCATTTGCTCCGCTGTAAAAAATATGTGAGAATGTGTATTCCAACTACTGATAAATATATATACCATATGCAGTGCCTCTAGCAAAGTCAGAAGTTAAGGGACGGCCATCAACAAGAACGTCTCCTGTAATGACTCCAATATTCTTTCTCTGAGCAAGAACATCGAGACATGTTGTTTTTCCTTAGGACAACGAAGAATGTCAAAAATCGTCGAAATAGTTTAACAACAATGTAGAGAATGTACCTGCACCACTGGCACCCATGAGGGCAGTCAGAGTTCCGGGTTTGACATACCCTTGAACATCGTGAAGAAGCCTGAGGGGACCGGACGGGGTCGGGACGTGGTAATTGAGGTTCTCCCAAGTGAATGTTTTTCTGTGTTTTACAGTATCGTTATACCTGATGATATATCGTAAATCAGGAAGAAGCGATTAGATAGGCAGCGATCCGTACTTTTCGTTGACCACAAGgtcttccttctcttcaaTCTTTTTCTTAGCCTGTTTTCTTTCACGAAGGTTGGCGTTAAGTCTTTTGGTTTCTTCGTTCTCTTTGGCATAAATCTTGATCGATAGGTCCAGGCCATATTGCTAATATTTATGTTAGATCGCTTTTTCCCTTTAAGGCACGGATACTTACTGGGTAGAATTCCAAGGCCAAAATTTGTGTAAGctggaaaagaaggaagaaaccaacaagaacaaggaaATTTCGTCGCCACATGTCTGCCACATCTAGGCCATAGCCAGCGGAAATATACGACCTTCCAGATATGAGATTACTACCGCTTTCGGCACCAAAGAGTGTACACGACTGATTGGGACCCAACTCGTCTCTGTACGCGGTGAGTAAGTATATGTTGCCTCAAGGAATGTTCTTACGGGTATTTAGAGAGTCCAAAGCCATTACGAGGAACGATGGCAGCGCCATCGCAGGTAAGCTGAGGGAGGATCAACAACAATTTTTTAGACGAAAAGATAAACAAGACAGACCGTAATGCGCATAAATTCGTTTTCCATACAAGATTCCCATGCTACAGCGATAGGTCATTAAAAAAACTTCCAATGAGAATGTAATACAAACCGTATGCAATGGGATTTACATAGTACTATGATTGATAGAAAAAGGAATGCATTAGCCTATGTATTATTCCTCAATCGGTAAAAGATCTTACAATCCAAAACAGCCATCTCTTCATCTTTATCACCGGTACGATATAGCCAGTATACTCGACACTGTTCGAATGAGTGTCAGGACAATAAATGGTGGAACGCAACTCACAAATTAGGAATGAAGAATACCGCCAGTCGGAAGGCTGAATCGAAATTGAAGCAGAGTAGGCCGAATGTACGGAAGAACCCCTGCATGACAAGATACGCAATGTAGTTAAACAAGTGAAACGTCCAGAAACCGCCTGCCGATTTGTGGAGACCAGACATGAAGTATACTATGATATTGAACAAGAGAATACGGGTGGCAGAGAAAGGAAGATCGGCGAGGGTGTTAGCGACGGCAATTGCAGAGGCTCTATACATGCTGTAGTTTGTCTTAGGAAATGGTAAATTTGGAAATATAAAGAAGTATGAGAATCGAATATACCTGTTTGCGCAGAATGGGTCTCCCAACCATTTGCATGGGCATCTAAAATAGGGCTTAATGTCTGTTGTACAATAAACATAAAGCCACAAGTACCTCGCCAAAAGCATCCAGACACGTTGTCAGTAATGCAGCAAAGATTACACCACCACGGGTAAAGGCACCACTGGAAGTGGTAGGTTGGTCAAAGTAAGCAGCACCAATGACCAGGGCCAAAATCTAAGGAGTAAATGAGTGATAGTACAATGAAAACGATAAAGGAACGTACGATCGACAAGGAAAAACTGGTATAAAGTTGGAATCGGTCTTGTAGCTTCTGTTGGAATTGCCTAACAGCCAGGGCCTTGACTTGCCCGGAATACCCGAGAGTGTAAGGACTCTTTTTGGATACACCCTTCTTCTTGTCCGCAGCGACCGCGGCGCGGAAAGCTTCTTGATCAGCCTTCTCGGTTGCCATATGAAGTCGGTATTTCTCGAGAGATTCCTTGTTGTCATCATAGTACTGAGACTTCCTAAAACTAGCTTCAAGGGCCTCAGGAGTGGATGGTGTGTCATCAGCCGAGCGACCAGCGGCAAAGCGACGTTCGTTGGGATCGGTGCATCCAGTGAGATAATCAGCTGTACTTTGGCGAGGAAGTGCTTGAAATCCAAGGTTTTCGAAATAAGCTCGTGCCTCAGATGGAGGACCGTAGAACACTTGTCGGCCTTTATCGAGAACAAGAACTTTGTCGAATAGCTCATAGATACTCTCTCCAGCCTGGTACCTGAAGTAGTCACAATGAAGGGCGATGATACTTTATGACTTTGAAGGAACTTACAAAGTTACAAAGGTAGTTTGGCCGAGGACATCCGTCATAACGCGCAAGCTCTTGACGAAATCAAGAGCTGTCGATGCATCCAACCCACGGGTAGAGTTATCCCAACATTGAACTCGTGCACGAGTGGCCATCATTTCAGCGATACTAATGCGCTTACGTTCACCACCAGACACCCCACGCACGAATTCGTCGCCAACAAGGGTCTGTTTTGTATGAGAAACATTGAGCATCCGGAGGAGAGTGTCTGCCACTTCGGCATCGAACTGTTTGCGAGTTACTCCAGGTAAACGCCCATTCGGTCCAGGTGTTTTCCTATAACAGTCCCGGTAATTATTAGATAAGAATTAGGAGGCAAGTGCGGGAAAGGACATACGTTGATAAAGCAAACGCCAGGGTCTGAGCGACTGTCAAAGTGGCGATATGGATGTCGTCTGTGATATGGCGTGAGCGAGGGATTACTGAATTGAATATGTGTTACGCACCTTCCTGGTTATAAACAACCTCTCCCTTGTAAGTCTTATGCATTTCCGCTGCATCTATACCGGCGTATAAAACTTCGCCTGACACCCTCGCATATCCCTCTCTTTGATTTGCTATTGTTTTGAGAAAGGTCGAACAACCGGACCCTGggcaaccgagaacgagacACATCTCCCGAGGTTTGAGCACCCCAGAAGCTCTGcacaaaaatcaaatcagtACAGTATATTTCGTGTCCTAACAAACGTCGCTTACGGGTGAATGATCGTCTTTGTGGGGAAGGTTTTATTTGTCGGGAAGAGGGGGGATATTAAAGACCacaggaaaagaaaaggcgcCAAAAAGAACGATATGAAAGCACCTAATTGTAACGTAAGACAATCAACTAGGCAGAAAGCACTTAATAGACCTACCTCCCAAAGTTCCGACGTAGAACTTGAGTGTGGTGTAAGTTTATCATAGTTGTAATATCATGATGAGAAACAATGAGAGAGCACCTTGCTATCCATCCCTCCCATGACTTCCACCTGTAAATTATCCCATATAACGCCTACATTCTGTTCATTCCAATTTCAGCAATATTTTACGAAATACAAATTTTGGTCATACTTTATGAGCGATGCCCGCCTTTTGGTTCGCATCATTCGACGATGTTAAATATTCGCGAAGGTCAAAATGATCATCGTCATGTTCAGCACCCTTCTCAAGGTCATGACTGGCTGCTGTCGATTCTGTTGACTTCGTACCACTGCGTGCCGCTTCCGACCGCTTAGAAAGTTGCCTAGAGAGTTCTTTGAACTGTTCTTCTGCACGATTAACGTCGACATGGTGAGCGCTCGATGCTCGAGTACTGTCACCGAAAGTATCACCAAGGCCGTAGGGCTCAGCCTTCTCAGGATCGGCCATTCTTCGATAGGAGGGAAAGCAGCACAAGGATTTACCGATGGGTAAATTGTTATAtatatgtattttttgggTTGTGGCATTCCCGCGCGTCCTGGACGGGTTGAAACCCCTTTGAGTAATGGCTCCGCAGGGCCCGAGGGAATGTGAATCACAAAGTTATCGGATCCGGAATGAGAGGTGCAAAGCATTGCATTATTCAAGTTTCTTTCTCCTCGATCGGATGTTTGTAAAGTGATATTAAACACATTTGTAAATACATATGGACGGCTCATAGATTGCCTGTACGGATATGTTATAGATGTGCAAGATAGAGATGTGTAAAACTCTTACAGTCCATGCACTACGAAACGTAACCGCGATCGAGCGATCCGGAGTGGTTTTAAAGAAGCATCAATGACCAAAAATCCAAGCTGAGTAAGACAGGCTGAAAGTGTGTAATCATCCGAATTACGATTTGGCAATGTTGCGTCCCTGAAGCGATGACATATGCAAACATATATGGCGGATCTCTGATAGCGAAACGTTGTTTGGAGTAGTAATCTTGATTCTTTGGAGTTCCCTGACTGACTCAACGACCCGGGATGGGCTTACGACTGTACGTTAGGATGAAGTTCCACGGCGCGGTCCTGCTGTTACCGGCTTTTGCAAAACCACAGGCGCCTTGCGCAAACAGGTTTCAATGAGTGCTTAAATGCTAAGATAACATATTCCGAGAACTGAGTAGCAAGAGAGGCTACATGGGAGGGGCGGAGCACTTAAAGCTTTAACTGCAGAATGCGGAGCATCCATGCGTCGCTGATACCTTGAATAATTGACCAAAATCTTGGCATAATTAACATTGCCTTTCTTGGAACACGTGCGAATGACTTACCAATCTTGAAAGGTCGTTCAACAATTTCATCGCTGACACATCAGGAAACTCCAAGGATGTCGACAACTCGCATCCATCCTTGGCAATCTGTAGAGAAGATTGTGATTGCTAAGACGACCATACTAATACTAACTGGTGGTTAGAGGCCGAAGGCGAGGTCAATGAGCTCATGAGCGGATGGCTCATAGCTGCGGCCAGGTGACAATCCGAAATCCGAAGTGACTGGACATTTAATCAACGCAAGGGCATGGTTTGCTTCATTAAAACGTGTTGCCAGAGCCTACAAATAGCTTTTTCACAAAGGCATGAGTAATTACGAACGTCGGAACGAATTGGTATACCTACCCTTGCTTTCATTCAAGTTCGATGAATTCAGTCAACGTTCATTAGAGGTCAAGGGTCTCAATTATGCGCACATAAGTCGGATGAGTTAAGCGGGCCCCGAGGACGACCATAGATATTTCTCCCCGTCGTTATCGTTCTCCTCAATGCACTAACAATAGCGAGGGTCTTGCTCATGGAAAGCGGTTTCATGCCTTCCAGTTGCAGTGGGTGGTAGATTTGAGAATATAAAACGAGTCGTGTGGAAGGAGCATAAATCAGGGCAACTCTGATTGAGATATGGCAAAGCGACCGAGTGATAGGATTGGACTCCCTTTGGGATTTCAGATGAAAACAAGCAGAAAACATGAAGGTAAATGGTAAGATTTGTTGGTTCAAGTGATCAAGCGGTAACACGGCGGCCCAGTTGTCTGTCTTTGTTAAGGGTGTTCATGGCCCTGATTATGACACTAAACAGGTGGACGACTAAGTGTGTAATGGCGAATCCGACTTGCCGCTGACAATCACTTGTTTGGTCTTGCATAACAAAACATCGCGTACGTAACACTGCCACAAGGCCATCTCTCTCCAATCCGCTTTGAACACAGGGCAACTACAGATTATCAGCTCAGAGAATTGAAACGCTATACTTATTCTGCACTGTCTACATGCGTATATCTTTCTATTTTCCGAGGGCTGATTTTCCCGTGTCCACCGCATGACTGCCATAGCATTTTGCAGGTCGATCCACTGATCGTCCAATCAAGCAAGAATACAAAAATACCCAGGCAGCTCGGTGACTCTCGTGGGTTCATTGATTGTGATGCTGTGAACTTACTTTCTATCGCCACAGGGTCAGATATCTGCCGAGTACAGCAGACACACTGTATATTTTCGAGCATTCTCGGGGAAAACAAGGGACTCGAA
Coding sequences:
- a CDS encoding ABC multidrug transporter atrF, which produces MADPEKAEPYGLGDTFGDSTRASSAHHVDVNRAEEQFKELSRQLSKRSEAARSGTKSTESTAASHDLEKGAEHDDDHFDLREYLTSSNDANQKAGIAHKNVGVIWDNLQVEVMGGMDSKFYVGTLGGAFISFFLAPFLFLWSLISPLFPTNKTFPTKTIIHPASGVLKPREMCLVLGCPGSGCSTFLKTIANQREGYARVSGEVLYAGIDAAEMHKTYKGEVVYNQEDDIHIATLTVAQTLAFALSTKTPGPNGRLPGVTRKQFDAEVADTLLRMLNVSHTKQTLVGDEFVRGVSGGERKRISIAEMMATRARVQCWDNSTRGLDASTALDFVKSLRVMTDVLGQTTFVTLYQAGESIYELFDKVLVLDKGRQVFYGPPSEARAYFENLGFQALPRQSTADYLTGCTDPNERRFAAGRSADDTPSTPEALEASFRKSQYYDDNKESLEKYRLHMATEKADQEAFRAAVAADKKKGVSKKSPYTLGYSGQVKALAVRQFQQKLQDRFQLYTSFSLSIILALVIGAAYFDQPTTSSGAFTRGGVIFAALLTTCLDAFGEMPMQMVGRPILRKQTNYSMYRASAIAVANTLADLPFSATRILLFNIIVYFMSGLHKSAGGFWTFHLFNYIAYLVMQGFFRTFGLLCFNFDSAFRLAVFFIPNFVEYTGYIVPVIKMKRWLFWIYYVNPIAYAWESCMENEFMRITLTCDGAAIVPRNGFGLSKYPDELGPNQSCTLFGAESGSNLISGRSYISAGYGLDVADMWRRNFLVLVGFFLLFQLTQILALEFYPQYGLDLSIKIYAKENEETKRLNANLRERKQAKKKIEEKEDLVVNEKYNDTVKHRKTFTWENLNYHVPTPSGPLRLLHDVQGYVKPGTLTALMGASGAGKTTCLDVLAQRKNIGVITGDVLVDGRPLTSDFARGTAYAEQMDVHEGTATVREAMRFSAYLRQPESVPQEEKDAYVEEMIELLELQEISEALVFSLDMEARKRLTIGVELASKPELLLFLDEPTSGLDAQSAWNLVRFLRKLADQGQAILCTIHQPSSLLFESFDRLLLLQRGGETVYFGDIGQDSSIIRDYFARNGAVCPSNVNPAEYMLEAIGAGVTPRVGDKDWKDIWLESPEAKKVKEEIALIKKEALSRPDPGRGEMSTYATSFFYQLKTVVRRNNMALWRSPDYIFSRLFVSSFISLFISLSFLQLGNSVRELQFRVFAIFWVVVLPAIVMSQIEPLFIFNRRIFIRESSSRIYSPYVFAIGQLIGEIPYSILCGILYWVLMVYPMGYGQGSAGTNGTGFQLLIIIFMLLFGVTLGQMVAALSPSVQVAVLFNPFIGLVLATFCGVTLPYPTLIKFWRSWLYHLDPYTRTLAAMVSTELHGLAIKCNPDEFAVFNPPSGETCASWGKPFSDTFGGYIDNLADSALCRYCQYKIGDEFYTPLNISFSNRWRDAFILFAYFIFNLIITIIASRFLRYHKR